GAAGATTCCCGCCAGCCATTAGCCAATGCTGTTGCATTGGCTAATGGCTGGCGGGCATTATAGAACACCAACATGCCGAGTTTCGGGATAGCGCCATTATAGGTCACGCTTGTCAGGCTGGCGCAACCTGAGAAGGCAAAATTTCCAATGGTTTTGACACCGGATCCGATCGATACGCTGGACAAACTGGTACAGTCCAGGAAGGCCTTGTAGCCGACGCTAGTGACGCTGTCGGGGATCGTCACGCGGGTTAGACCGGTGCAGTGATTGAAGGCCCAGTGGCTAATGTGGGTGACACCGCTGCCGATCGTCACACTCGTCAGCCCGGAACAGGTGGAGAAGGCGCCGATTCCCAGGTGTCTGACGCTGTCCGGGATGACCACCCGGGTCAGGCTTTTGCAATGCGCAAAGGCCACCTCTCCAATGGAGGCAACGTTCTTGCCGATCGTCAGGCTGGTCAGGCTTGAACAACTGTGAAAGGCCCAATCGCCGATGCTGAGGACGCTGTCGCCGATGGTCACATTGAACAGACCTGAGCAGTTCGCAAAGGCATTGCTGCTGATGCTGACGACATTGTTGCCGAT
The genomic region above belongs to bacterium and contains:
- a CDS encoding leucine-rich repeat domain-containing protein, translated to MIRLFKVYGLMSKVYGLSMVYGLWSMVSLHPLIGHAELFPFTTNSGAMTGSNGSGVITAPPVEPPKYAYTTSDGAITLTKYLAEDGVVTIPATIDGLPVTAIGAGAFLNCTRLSRVTIGNNVVSISSNAFANCSGLFNVTIGDSVLSIGDWAFHSCSSLTSLTIGKNVASIGEVAFAHCKSLTRVVIPDSVRHLGIGAFSTCSGLTSVTIGSGVTHISHWAFNHCTGLTRVTIPDSVTSVGYKAFLDCTSLSSVSIGSGVKTIGNFAFSGCASLTSVTYNGAIPKLGMLVFYNARQPLANATALANGWRESS